The proteins below are encoded in one region of Brachyspira intermedia PWS/A:
- a CDS encoding OmpA family protein — MKKVLLIFSLLIFVIACKSTPTNTTPEDVVIADEPQAVEEEKPKPEEVVADTNTQSDTETLASGSEELYLPMDTSIRDTERGRILETTPKVIFKFVETNMPPYVEMSFNQVVEFLEKNPNVNIVLEAHTSNRGKAYPYNYNLSVVRAKNGKAYLLAKGIPSERVIESPLGEALPEYPTQNELRRYEFVIIANDQDLVKYNTYISNLDVRSESTYQGN, encoded by the coding sequence ATGAAAAAAGTTTTATTGATTTTTAGTTTATTGATCTTTGTCATAGCATGTAAAAGTACGCCTACAAATACAACACCTGAAGATGTAGTAATAGCAGATGAGCCTCAAGCTGTAGAAGAAGAAAAACCTAAGCCTGAAGAAGTAGTAGCTGACACAAATACACAATCAGACACAGAAACATTGGCATCTGGTTCTGAAGAGCTTTATCTTCCTATGGATACTTCTATAAGAGATACTGAAAGAGGAAGAATATTAGAAACTACTCCAAAGGTAATATTCAAATTCGTAGAAACTAATATGCCTCCATATGTTGAAATGTCATTCAATCAGGTTGTAGAGTTTTTAGAAAAGAACCCTAATGTGAATATAGTTTTGGAAGCTCATACTAGCAACAGAGGAAAGGCTTATCCTTATAATTATAATCTTTCTGTTGTAAGAGCTAAAAACGGTAAGGCATACTTATTGGCTAAAGGAATACCTTCTGAAAGAGTTATAGAAAGTCCCCTTGGTGAAGCTCTTCCTGAATATCCTACTCAAAATGAACTTAGAAGATATGAGTTTGTTATAATAGCCAATGATCAAGACTTAGTAAAATATAATACTTACATTTCTAATTTGGATGTAAGAAGCGAAAGTACATATCAGGGAAATTGA
- a CDS encoding DUF4145 domain-containing protein, translated as MRNFDFWHSTYKIVSKGFVCWNCENNVASERGISSDNGHSSVLICPYCNAPNIILPNGYNLVKPLYGRDIKKLPAGIKNIYDEARKSMQVEAYTGAVMLLRKILMNISVDNGAENGETFKYYINFLYNENLIHKKQKSLIDKIRIVGNEANHQIESITKETAENVFKLTEHLLLNNYEFTDDDI; from the coding sequence ATGAGAAATTTTGATTTTTGGCATTCAACATATAAAATAGTATCTAAAGGATTTGTATGTTGGAATTGTGAAAATAATGTTGCTTCTGAAAGGGGGATTTCATCTGATAACGGACATTCTTCTGTTTTAATATGTCCATATTGTAATGCTCCAAATATAATACTTCCTAATGGATATAATTTAGTAAAACCGCTTTATGGTAGAGATATAAAAAAATTACCAGCAGGTATAAAAAATATTTATGATGAAGCTAGAAAAAGCATGCAAGTAGAAGCATATACAGGTGCTGTTATGCTTTTAAGAAAAATTTTAATGAATATATCTGTGGATAATGGAGCTGAAAATGGAGAAACTTTTAAATATTATATTAATTTTTTATATAACGAAAATCTTATACATAAAAAGCAAAAATCACTAATAGATAAAATTCGTATTGTTGGAAATGAAGCCAATCACCAAATAGAATCTATTACAAAAGAAACAGCGGAGAATGTTTTTAAATTGACAGAACATTTATTGTTAAATAATTATGAATTTACAGATGATGATATTTAA
- a CDS encoding GGDEF domain-containing response regulator, with the protein MNENILVVEHRADLLDRFVDILRERHYNPIATKSRAQAVNISNESTLDLILLDADIGDSQGLQLLDTFKNQESTKGTPVILLSTPYRKMEFIEEAINLGIDGLIFIPFDEMELVVRVNSCLKYRKLYVEHQKLIKQADYLQNSLADMTEVSNRNYQSYKDAQKKYDDILNVDLETGLWNKKEFYEQFSRLLYETVRHEETIVLACFSIDGLDSIISEYGIIAAEEIMLKFTEVLRRTTRREDILARFDNNEFMVAFNRMNIRLYDKKLEEIRSFVDKNELEYNGIIIKYTISAGISYTAYKKNYHIEGMEKEIAPVLLALHNAKRRGFASLFVHPTLIKK; encoded by the coding sequence ATGAATGAGAATATTTTAGTAGTAGAGCATAGAGCAGACCTTTTGGATAGGTTTGTCGATATATTAAGAGAAAGACATTATAATCCTATAGCAACTAAATCCAGAGCACAGGCAGTTAATATTTCCAATGAAAGTACATTAGATTTGATACTTTTGGATGCTGATATTGGGGACTCTCAAGGTTTACAGCTTCTTGATACTTTCAAAAATCAGGAATCAACCAAAGGAACTCCTGTAATTCTTTTAAGTACTCCTTATAGAAAAATGGAATTTATAGAGGAAGCTATAAATTTGGGAATTGATGGGCTTATATTTATACCTTTTGATGAGATGGAGCTTGTTGTAAGGGTTAATAGCTGTTTAAAGTATAGAAAATTATATGTAGAACATCAGAAGCTAATTAAACAGGCAGATTATCTTCAGAATTCTTTAGCTGATATGACAGAAGTTTCTAATAGAAATTATCAGTCGTATAAAGATGCACAGAAAAAATATGATGATATATTGAATGTAGATTTGGAAACAGGTCTTTGGAATAAAAAAGAGTTTTATGAACAGTTTTCAAGGCTTCTTTATGAAACAGTAAGGCATGAAGAAACCATAGTGCTTGCATGCTTTTCTATAGACGGACTTGATAGTATTATAAGCGAGTATGGAATAATTGCAGCCGAAGAAATAATGCTTAAATTCACAGAGGTTCTTAGAAGGACAACTAGAAGGGAAGACATTTTAGCTAGATTTGATAATAATGAGTTTATGGTTGCCTTCAATAGAATGAATATAAGATTATATGATAAAAAGTTAGAAGAGATAAGAAGCTTTGTTGATAAGAATGAACTTGAATATAACGGTATTATAATTAAGTATACAATATCAGCCGGAATATCGTATACAGCATATAAAAAGAATTATCATATAGAAGGTATGGAGAAAGAAATAGCACCTGTATTATTAGCTCTTCATAATGCTAAAAGACGTGGATTTGCTAGTTTATTTGTACATCCTACTTTGATAAAGAAATAA
- a CDS encoding L-threonylcarbamoyladenylate synthase, giving the protein MIINLDKNNSESIEYAANEVIKVINGGGIVVSPTDTVYGMLADAFNTDAINRIYTIKDREKNKPLLILSKDLESVKKFSNKEVPDIIKKNIPGELTFIVPLLEELKNRFTYLKDTVALRIPNDKYMQLILKGTNPLVAPSANPSGYGVILDGNELAELYKDKADLIVNAGVLENKMPSTLYDCLENKVLRQGSVHLDI; this is encoded by the coding sequence ATGATAATCAATCTCGATAAAAATAATTCTGAAAGTATAGAGTATGCAGCTAATGAGGTTATAAAAGTTATTAATGGTGGCGGAATAGTTGTATCCCCAACAGATACGGTTTATGGAATGCTTGCCGATGCTTTCAATACTGATGCTATAAATAGAATATATACTATAAAAGATAGAGAGAAGAATAAGCCTCTTTTAATATTATCAAAAGATTTAGAAAGCGTAAAAAAATTTTCTAATAAAGAAGTTCCTGATATAATAAAAAAGAATATACCTGGAGAATTAACTTTCATTGTTCCTCTTTTAGAAGAGTTAAAAAATAGATTCACATATTTAAAAGACACTGTAGCCTTAAGAATACCGAATGATAAATATATGCAGCTTATATTAAAAGGCACTAATCCTTTGGTAGCTCCTTCAGCTAATCCGAGCGGTTACGGTGTTATACTTGATGGCAATGAATTAGCAGAGCTTTACAAAGACAAAGCCGATTTAATAGTTAATGCCGGAGTATTAGAAAATAAAATGCCTTCCACACTTTATGACTGCTTAGAAAATAAAGTACTTCGTCAGGGCTCTGTTCATTTGGATATATGA
- a CDS encoding VIT1/CCC1 transporter family protein, with the protein MDNNISKSTMKLLLEMQQNEVTEHAVYLNLVKFVKKEDDRKVLENIAKEEYAHSKILEKYTNKKLKPQRLKVLKYFILSFILGYTFVIKIMEGGEKNAENIYSKIVSEVPDAKKIAFDEDEHENKLISILDEDRLKYAGSMVLGLSDALVEISGTLAGLSFALQNNKLVALSGIITGISATLSMASSEYLSAKAEGDKNAFKSCSYTGIMYLITVTLLILPYLIFPSNHYLYALITMLCIVVLIIFFFTYYISVAKSLPFKKRFIEMAGISLTVAGISFLIGLLVKQFLGIDI; encoded by the coding sequence ATGGATAATAATATTTCTAAAAGCACTATGAAACTTTTATTAGAAATGCAGCAAAATGAGGTTACTGAACATGCTGTTTATTTAAATCTTGTTAAGTTTGTAAAAAAAGAAGATGATAGAAAAGTATTGGAAAACATTGCAAAAGAAGAATATGCTCATTCAAAAATATTAGAAAAATACACAAATAAAAAATTAAAGCCTCAAAGATTAAAAGTATTAAAATATTTTATATTGAGTTTTATATTAGGATATACATTTGTAATAAAGATAATGGAAGGAGGGGAGAAGAACGCAGAGAATATATACTCAAAAATAGTGTCCGAAGTTCCTGATGCCAAAAAGATAGCTTTTGATGAAGATGAGCATGAAAACAAACTTATATCCATATTGGATGAAGACAGGCTTAAATATGCAGGTTCTATGGTTTTGGGATTGAGTGATGCTTTAGTTGAGATAAGCGGTACATTGGCAGGTTTAAGTTTCGCATTACAAAATAATAAATTAGTTGCATTATCAGGAATCATAACAGGAATATCAGCTACATTATCTATGGCTTCTTCTGAATATTTATCTGCTAAAGCCGAAGGTGATAAAAATGCTTTTAAATCATGTTCATACACAGGGATAATGTATTTAATAACTGTAACACTCTTAATATTGCCTTATCTTATTTTTCCAAGCAATCATTATCTATATGCTTTAATTACTATGCTTTGTATAGTTGTATTAATAATATTTTTCTTCACTTATTATATATCTGTTGCTAAGAGTTTACCTTTCAAAAAAAGATTTATTGAGATGGCTGGAATTAGTTTAACAGTTGCAGGAATAAGTTTTTTAATAGGGCTTTTAGTTAAGCAGTTTTTAGGTATAGATATTTAA
- a CDS encoding HEAT repeat domain-containing protein: MRNIIVCTLLLTILINFKAFPESPTNEAPTAPTVSTNTSTTESSGLINAEYEKAFKFGTPTQKIATIAKIKRTKNEADIAMLASHYPEEKNNRVKSEIINFFKQNKNDNAKSIIEYAIKDENDSVRKDAYYLCSIYPDIQYEVPIMSEITNASGLVLDSMVNALGAIKSEMAADYLLEIYTNNTVGSSTKVEILRYFSITKNTKGEKICQNAAQNAGEPALVRYMGVVALGAYPSAENYEILQKLLAEDLPEITARVIYVLPEYSAYGDVKKDVIEAAKNDSDSVRIYAIKALSNYKSEPEIEELLIYRLKNDNSEAITMEILNLYKESAPTGNMYEAIKTLATSSASDKIKNLAKSVIGEEGTSSDTTIEESLTGIKNDSAAN; the protein is encoded by the coding sequence ATGAGAAATATTATTGTTTGCACTTTATTATTAACTATTCTAATTAATTTTAAAGCCTTTCCAGAAAGTCCTACTAATGAAGCTCCTACAGCTCCTACTGTTTCAACAAATACTTCAACTACAGAATCATCCGGACTTATCAATGCTGAATATGAAAAGGCTTTTAAATTTGGAACTCCTACTCAAAAAATAGCCACTATTGCCAAAATAAAAAGAACAAAAAATGAAGCTGATATTGCAATGCTTGCAAGTCATTATCCTGAAGAAAAAAATAACAGAGTAAAAAGCGAGATTATCAATTTCTTTAAACAAAATAAAAATGATAATGCAAAATCTATAATAGAATATGCCATTAAAGATGAAAATGACAGTGTAAGAAAAGATGCTTATTATCTATGTTCTATTTATCCTGACATTCAATATGAAGTTCCTATAATGTCAGAAATTACAAATGCTTCAGGGCTTGTATTAGACAGTATGGTAAATGCTTTGGGTGCTATAAAATCAGAGATGGCGGCAGATTATTTATTAGAGATATATACAAATAATACTGTTGGATCAAGTACTAAAGTTGAGATATTAAGATATTTCAGTATAACTAAAAACACTAAAGGTGAAAAGATTTGTCAGAATGCGGCTCAAAATGCTGGAGAACCTGCTTTAGTTAGATATATGGGTGTTGTTGCATTGGGTGCTTATCCTAGTGCTGAAAACTATGAGATACTTCAAAAACTTCTTGCTGAAGATTTACCTGAAATTACAGCAAGGGTTATTTATGTACTCCCAGAGTATAGTGCTTATGGAGATGTAAAAAAGGATGTAATAGAGGCTGCTAAAAATGATAGTGATTCTGTACGTATTTATGCTATTAAGGCTTTATCAAATTATAAATCTGAACCTGAAATAGAAGAGCTTCTAATTTACAGACTTAAAAATGATAATTCAGAAGCGATCACTATGGAAATACTTAATTTATATAAAGAATCAGCACCTACAGGAAATATGTATGAAGCTATAAAAACATTAGCCACTTCATCTGCCAGCGATAAAATAAAGAATCTTGCAAAATCTGTTATAGGAGAAGAAGGAACATCTTCAGATACAACCATAGAAGAATCTCTAACAGGTATAAAAAACGATTCTGCTGCTAATTAA
- a CDS encoding DMT family transporter produces MINDSNNNIKLGSLFIIFSALSFSIMEIAVKISGSNIPVMEQVFARNFITLFISAFVMIKDKERPFPNKSNILSIVCRSVSGYLGIICYFYATNNMVLADASVLQKTSPFWSSFFAFILIKEKVLKMQWLGMIIAAIGSIFIIKPTMNSNVFPAVIALSAAMFAGISYAIIGSLKGKESNSLIIFYFSLFSCIFSLFFVKSFVVPNLFEVLLLLLIGIFAGFGQFFLTIAYKKAPVSAVSIYNYTGVIFSYIFSVFLFKERVDIYSVIGMLLTIFAALLVYFYKNKIYIKN; encoded by the coding sequence ATGATTAACGATTCAAATAATAATATAAAATTAGGTTCTTTATTTATAATATTTTCTGCACTTTCATTTAGTATAATGGAAATAGCGGTAAAAATTTCAGGCTCTAATATACCAGTAATGGAACAGGTTTTTGCCCGTAACTTTATAACATTATTTATAAGTGCCTTTGTTATGATTAAAGATAAAGAAAGACCTTTTCCAAATAAAAGCAATATTTTATCAATAGTATGCAGAAGTGTTTCAGGATATTTAGGTATTATATGCTATTTTTATGCTACTAATAATATGGTGCTTGCTGATGCTTCAGTACTTCAAAAAACCTCCCCTTTCTGGTCTAGTTTTTTTGCTTTTATTTTGATCAAAGAAAAGGTTTTAAAAATGCAATGGCTTGGAATGATTATTGCTGCAATAGGATCTATATTTATAATAAAGCCTACTATGAACTCAAATGTTTTTCCAGCTGTTATCGCTTTATCTGCTGCTATGTTTGCAGGTATTTCTTATGCTATAATAGGCTCTCTAAAAGGAAAAGAAAGCAACTCATTAATAATATTTTATTTTTCTTTATTTTCATGTATATTCTCATTATTCTTTGTGAAAAGTTTTGTAGTACCTAATTTGTTTGAAGTGTTATTACTTTTGCTTATAGGAATATTTGCAGGATTTGGACAATTCTTTTTAACTATAGCATATAAAAAAGCCCCTGTTTCTGCTGTAAGCATATATAATTATACTGGTGTAATATTCTCATATATTTTCAGTGTATTTTTATTTAAAGAAAGAGTAGATATTTATTCTGTAATAGGAATGCTGCTTACAATATTCGCTGCATTATTAGTTTACTTTTATAAAAATAAGATTTATATTAAAAATTAA